In a single window of the Leptospira sanjuanensis genome:
- the dinB gene encoding DNA polymerase IV, with translation MEPRKIIHVDMDAFYASVEQRDFPEYKGKPLIVGGPPTSRSVVAAASYEARKFGVRSAMPSSRAAQLAPQAIFVFPRFEVYKEVSRQIREIFLEYTDRVEMLSLDEGYLDVTFNKKNIPFAVTIAKEIRAEIFKRTNLTASAGVGNSKFIAKLASEKNKPNGLMVVRPEEVISFIDPLPVASFHGVGKVTAQKMEELGIRTGKDLRDRNIDELIRHFGKMGIYYYKISRGEDDREVQSSRERKSLGAENTFEQDRIDKEDLLYQLKQVAVEVERRLKKRDFSGRTLTLKIKFHDFSLKTRSKTLPETIYTTEELFSVASELFEEFFETKDGRQTAIKAIRLLGISLSHPSAAEDEPSLFPEL, from the coding sequence ATGGAGCCGCGCAAAATCATTCATGTGGATATGGATGCGTTTTATGCTTCCGTAGAACAAAGGGATTTCCCGGAATACAAGGGAAAACCTTTGATCGTAGGCGGACCTCCCACGAGCAGATCCGTCGTCGCCGCCGCATCGTACGAGGCGAGAAAGTTCGGAGTTCGGTCTGCGATGCCCAGTTCCCGAGCGGCGCAACTCGCACCTCAAGCCATTTTCGTATTTCCGCGTTTTGAAGTGTATAAGGAGGTTTCGAGGCAGATCCGCGAAATCTTTTTGGAATACACGGATCGTGTGGAGATGCTTTCTCTCGACGAAGGATATCTGGACGTTACATTCAATAAAAAGAATATACCGTTTGCGGTGACGATCGCAAAGGAAATCCGAGCCGAAATTTTTAAACGTACCAACCTGACCGCCTCAGCCGGAGTCGGAAATTCCAAGTTCATCGCAAAACTCGCTTCCGAAAAAAACAAACCGAACGGTCTTATGGTCGTTCGTCCAGAAGAAGTGATTTCGTTTATCGATCCTCTTCCGGTTGCGAGTTTTCACGGAGTCGGGAAAGTCACGGCTCAAAAGATGGAAGAACTCGGAATCCGCACGGGGAAAGATCTGCGTGACAGAAACATAGACGAACTTATCCGTCACTTCGGAAAGATGGGAATCTACTATTATAAGATTTCCAGAGGAGAAGACGATCGTGAAGTCCAGTCCTCCCGCGAAAGAAAATCTCTCGGAGCCGAAAATACGTTCGAGCAGGATCGAATCGATAAGGAGGATTTGCTCTATCAATTGAAACAAGTCGCCGTCGAGGTGGAGCGAAGATTGAAAAAAAGGGATTTTTCCGGAAGGACTTTGACCTTAAAGATCAAATTCCACGATTTCAGTTTAAAGACAAGATCCAAAACCTTGCCCGAGACGATCTATACGACGGAGGAACTTTTTTCCGTAGCATCGGAACTTTTCGAGGAATTTTTCGAAACCAAGGACGGAAGACAAACCGCGATTAAGGCGATTCGACTTTTGGGAATCAGCCTTTCTCATCCGAGCGCAGCCGAAGACGAACCGAGTTTATTTCCGGAATTATAA
- a CDS encoding flagellar filament outer layer protein FlaA, which yields MKKKSFSRVPWTRKQNHLLVAALLLIRLSVPLHAEEKSSAEIWKQVVVEDFETKEWSSKNLKTRLPAEYFPDIRTSSLLLSPERNSSRSLLLEVPAEKNQSFEILWEQSWKTKGFVQEFQFHIYSSGSGASLYILLRDSTLEVKKILITHLSFEGWKKIRLNVIRKIRQEDIVFTKQNPVEFLGLLYEAPFEMKRGTRDLFAIDDILAIVRDKNRMFQGDKTLVK from the coding sequence ATGAAAAAAAAATCCTTCTCTCGCGTTCCTTGGACCCGGAAACAAAATCACTTGTTAGTCGCGGCACTTCTTTTGATCCGATTGTCCGTTCCCTTGCATGCGGAAGAAAAATCTTCGGCGGAAATTTGGAAACAAGTTGTGGTGGAAGATTTTGAAACGAAGGAATGGAGTTCCAAGAATCTGAAGACCCGTCTTCCCGCGGAATATTTTCCGGACATACGAACTTCTTCTCTTTTGCTGAGTCCCGAAAGAAACTCTTCCCGAAGTCTTCTCTTGGAAGTTCCCGCTGAAAAGAATCAGTCCTTCGAAATTCTTTGGGAACAATCCTGGAAGACGAAAGGATTCGTTCAGGAATTTCAATTTCATATCTACTCTTCCGGTTCGGGAGCTTCTCTTTATATTCTTCTGCGCGATTCTACTTTAGAAGTTAAGAAAATTCTAATTACTCATCTCAGCTTTGAAGGTTGGAAAAAGATTCGGCTCAACGTGATCCGAAAGATCAGACAGGAAGATATCGTTTTTACGAAACAGAATCCGGTCGAATTTTTGGGTTTGTTGTACGAGGCGCCTTTCGAAATGAAACGAGGCACGAGGGATTTGTTTGCGATCGACGACATTCTCGCGATCGTTCGCGACAAGAATCGAATGTTTCAAGGCGATAAGACTTTGGTTAAGTAA
- a CDS encoding LA_0442/LA_0875 N-terminal domain-containing protein, translated as MRFKNSIGKITALFPGLCCLYFLLHAGKIEADTILLKDGRTLENVKTSLREDHVLVEEETGKTEKIDLTAVEKILIAEVKKSEPPKEELKNIKKFYFSIGFSEWRANVADKPDVSRGYNVLDFFTTVVNIDPYLEKKYTVEVRTISVSGEYRKTRNLGFSLGLEQSSFSFPDRSLSPFLGILSSANLNSLPEYQNLAGLANFGVWTDPHFGDFKRNRQAGSPFRIETLSLLPSAKYYVPISDSLFWFVQTGFGIGKSYQSGIYSGSVLQTVLFAGTGFQWESDSYFLNANVQYRQTELIASARSYRFSEPAFAINFGFKL; from the coding sequence ATGCGGTTTAAGAATTCCATCGGAAAAATTACGGCTCTTTTTCCGGGCCTTTGTTGTCTTTATTTCTTACTACATGCGGGAAAAATCGAAGCCGACACGATTCTTTTAAAGGACGGAAGAACGCTAGAAAACGTGAAAACTTCCCTACGCGAAGATCACGTCTTAGTGGAAGAAGAAACCGGTAAAACGGAAAAAATCGATTTAACGGCGGTCGAAAAAATTCTCATTGCCGAAGTCAAAAAATCCGAACCGCCGAAGGAAGAACTTAAGAATATTAAAAAGTTCTACTTTTCCATCGGATTTTCCGAATGGAGAGCGAATGTCGCGGATAAACCCGACGTCAGCCGAGGTTACAATGTCTTGGATTTTTTCACCACAGTCGTAAATATCGATCCCTACTTAGAGAAAAAATATACGGTCGAAGTCCGAACGATTTCCGTTTCCGGAGAATATCGCAAAACCAGAAATCTCGGTTTTTCTCTCGGTTTGGAACAAAGCTCGTTTTCCTTTCCGGATCGAAGCCTATCTCCGTTTCTCGGCATTCTTTCGAGCGCCAATCTCAATTCTTTGCCGGAATATCAAAATCTTGCGGGACTTGCAAATTTCGGAGTTTGGACCGATCCGCATTTCGGCGATTTCAAACGGAATCGGCAGGCAGGTAGTCCGTTTCGAATCGAAACCCTTTCCCTTTTGCCGAGCGCAAAATACTACGTTCCGATTTCCGATTCGTTGTTTTGGTTCGTACAAACCGGATTCGGAATCGGAAAAAGTTATCAGAGCGGAATCTATTCCGGCTCCGTTCTACAAACGGTTTTGTTTGCGGGAACCGGATTCCAATGGGAATCCGATTCTTATTTTTTGAATGCGAATGTCCAATACAGACAAACGGAATTGATCGCGTCCGCGCGTTCGTATCGATTCAGCGAACCGGCCTTCGCGATCAACTTCGGATTCAAGCTCTGA
- a CDS encoding PAS domain-containing sensor histidine kinase yields the protein MPVVSDAEKDFSVRLLYGIMLACLTIALGYRVLHPILAEKPKAVYIAPFLISVAVVICHMIAKSGRILLASHVLVGIEWIAAFSLMLREGATQTVAFPFCLILILSSALLLGMRAAYVYTFLSIVFSVAITYLVQNGTVKPPESPGGPWSAILGEISAFLLVAILMRYTLDGFRKIKSESSEIQRYAKLGGWSLDTKTLELTLTKEYQFLLGYEEAKESKSMPLSAYMNTYVATEEDKTRILTALSESLKKKDEPDFSVELTYQIRRREGENRFLSVQGKFRDSIVAFGTAQDITEKHLAEEALRPTQEIYSKVFTLSPIATSISTADDGKYLEVNDSFLKLFGYTREEVIGKTSVDLKIWPDPILRKQYLEKMIRQGIVVDEEVILQGKNGKVVHTECYSAFAEINGKLCAINLVKDLSEKKEAESLRRLNREISDQNELIEKQKQELEGILRDLKKTQNQLIISEKMAALGQLVAGIAHEINNPIGVIKAANDSIQNYFERSTDRMTRVSGILRDLNKSVLDELYLFLKKGKEDREIVSPKEARVRIKELEIKLKTKGFENPHSSAQDLVESGLENSPDEFPNLFSDKNAQTLLHFAIEEIQAAQSSKLIDMSVNRTSKVVYALRKFTHWSGEGVKTPVVLAESIETVLTIYQNQLKVGVEIHREYENVPPIQGYADDLIHVWTNLVYNAAQAMSFKGSLTIGIALKGDNDVEISVTDTGPGIPVLVQERIFEPFFTTKAPGEGSGLGLDIARRIIETHGGTIRFETSSSGTTFFVRLPIT from the coding sequence ATTCCGGTTGTTTCGGATGCCGAGAAAGACTTCTCCGTACGTTTGCTCTACGGAATCATGCTGGCTTGTTTGACGATCGCTTTGGGTTATCGGGTCTTGCATCCGATTTTAGCGGAAAAACCGAAGGCCGTATATATCGCTCCGTTTTTGATCAGCGTGGCTGTCGTGATCTGTCACATGATCGCGAAAAGCGGAAGAATTCTTTTGGCGTCTCACGTTCTGGTCGGGATCGAATGGATCGCGGCGTTTTCCCTGATGCTTCGGGAAGGCGCGACACAAACCGTCGCCTTCCCCTTTTGTCTGATTTTAATCCTGAGCTCGGCCTTGCTTTTGGGAATGCGGGCCGCGTATGTTTATACGTTTTTGTCCATTGTCTTCAGCGTTGCGATCACGTATCTCGTGCAAAACGGAACCGTCAAACCTCCCGAGTCGCCGGGCGGTCCTTGGTCCGCGATCCTCGGGGAAATTTCCGCCTTTCTGCTCGTAGCGATTCTGATGCGATATACTTTGGACGGATTTAGAAAGATAAAATCCGAATCGTCCGAAATTCAACGTTATGCGAAATTGGGAGGCTGGAGTTTGGATACGAAAACTCTCGAACTCACACTTACGAAAGAATATCAATTTCTTTTGGGATACGAAGAGGCGAAAGAATCCAAGTCGATGCCTCTATCGGCGTATATGAATACGTACGTTGCAACCGAAGAGGATAAGACGAGGATTCTCACTGCGCTTTCCGAAAGTTTAAAGAAAAAGGACGAGCCCGATTTTTCGGTCGAACTGACGTATCAAATTCGAAGAAGAGAAGGGGAGAATCGTTTTCTTTCCGTTCAGGGAAAATTTCGCGATTCCATAGTCGCATTCGGAACGGCGCAGGACATCACCGAAAAACATCTCGCGGAAGAAGCGCTCCGGCCCACGCAGGAAATCTATTCGAAAGTGTTTACTCTGAGTCCGATCGCTACTTCCATTTCCACCGCGGACGACGGCAAATATCTCGAAGTCAACGACAGCTTCTTAAAACTTTTCGGTTATACGAGAGAGGAAGTGATCGGTAAGACGAGTGTGGACTTGAAAATTTGGCCCGATCCGATCCTAAGAAAACAATATTTGGAAAAGATGATCCGGCAGGGAATCGTAGTCGACGAGGAAGTAATACTTCAAGGGAAGAATGGTAAGGTCGTTCACACTGAATGTTACAGCGCGTTTGCGGAGATCAACGGAAAACTCTGCGCGATCAATCTCGTAAAAGATCTTTCGGAAAAGAAGGAAGCGGAATCTCTTCGAAGATTGAACCGGGAAATTTCCGATCAAAACGAGCTGATCGAAAAACAAAAACAGGAACTCGAGGGAATTCTCCGGGACTTAAAAAAAACGCAGAACCAATTGATCATCTCGGAGAAGATGGCCGCCTTAGGACAGTTAGTCGCCGGGATCGCGCACGAGATCAACAATCCGATCGGAGTCATCAAGGCGGCAAACGACTCGATCCAGAATTACTTCGAACGTTCCACGGATCGAATGACCCGTGTTTCGGGAATTCTCCGCGACTTAAACAAATCGGTGTTAGACGAACTTTATCTTTTTCTGAAAAAGGGAAAAGAGGATCGGGAGATCGTTTCGCCGAAAGAGGCGCGGGTAAGAATCAAGGAATTGGAAATCAAACTCAAAACGAAAGGATTCGAAAATCCGCATTCTTCGGCTCAGGATTTGGTGGAATCCGGATTGGAGAATTCTCCCGACGAATTTCCGAATCTGTTTTCGGACAAGAACGCGCAAACCCTCCTGCACTTTGCAATCGAGGAAATCCAAGCGGCCCAAAGTTCCAAGCTGATCGACATGTCCGTGAATCGGACTTCCAAGGTCGTTTACGCGCTCCGAAAGTTCACGCACTGGAGTGGTGAGGGAGTCAAAACCCCGGTCGTTCTAGCGGAAAGCATAGAAACGGTTCTTACGATCTATCAGAATCAACTCAAAGTGGGAGTGGAGATACATAGGGAATACGAGAACGTTCCGCCTATTCAAGGTTATGCGGACGATCTGATTCACGTCTGGACGAATCTGGTTTATAACGCGGCTCAAGCGATGTCCTTTAAGGGAAGTTTGACGATCGGAATCGCGCTCAAAGGAGATAACGACGTGGAAATCTCCGTAACGGATACGGGCCCGGGAATTCCGGTCTTGGTTCAGGAAAGAATTTTCGAGCCGTTCTTTACGACCAAGGCTCCCGGAGAAGGATCGGGACTCGGTTTGGACATCGCAAGACGGATCATCGAAACCCACGGAGGAACGATCCGCTTCGAGACTTCTTCCTCGGGAACCACGTTTTTTGTCCGTTTGCCGATTACTTAA
- the ompL47 gene encoding multi-beta-barrel domain surface protein OmpL47, with amino-acid sequence MKGSSLVRLAIAFLMSMSVALIAQEDLDEGSAPQANTQGQSGSSAPPTTTAKNSGGTSQGDEVKNADLYVNSKSSFEISAKDDSSTVDYIEYKIGEADYAKYTSPITILKEGVNRLTYRAVDKAGNKEPAKALVVVVDNTAPTVKIAPSEILYNLEGYNFGSKNVTYTITATDALSGVKEVKYSINGGDLRPYDNQPIKLEKAGVNLIKYSAVDNSGNSSSEAILVVTLDDVKPEVEIQGNTPLVIIDGKTYSRKGNSFTIKALDGQSGIKRILIKVDNAPDFVPYAEPITIDAQGEHTIEAKAIDNVGNESETKRVSFAVDVNPPTTQIRKVEAGSNGSKPAESAAPAPAPAPAPTKPSTPKK; translated from the coding sequence ATGAAGGGTTCTTCTCTCGTAAGACTCGCAATCGCTTTTTTAATGTCCATGTCCGTGGCGCTCATTGCCCAGGAAGATCTGGACGAAGGCTCAGCGCCTCAAGCAAATACACAAGGACAATCCGGAAGCTCAGCGCCTCCGACTACAACCGCTAAGAACTCCGGTGGAACGTCTCAAGGAGACGAAGTAAAGAACGCAGATCTTTATGTGAACTCCAAAAGCTCTTTTGAAATTTCCGCAAAAGACGATTCCAGCACGGTGGATTATATCGAATACAAAATCGGCGAAGCCGACTATGCAAAATATACTTCTCCGATCACCATTCTTAAAGAAGGCGTAAACCGTCTTACTTACAGAGCGGTCGATAAAGCGGGAAACAAAGAACCGGCTAAGGCTCTCGTAGTCGTTGTGGACAACACCGCTCCGACCGTGAAGATCGCTCCAAGCGAAATTCTTTACAATCTCGAAGGATACAACTTCGGATCCAAAAACGTAACCTATACCATTACCGCAACCGACGCTCTTTCCGGAGTGAAGGAAGTAAAATACTCCATCAACGGCGGAGATTTGAGACCATACGACAATCAGCCGATCAAATTGGAAAAAGCGGGTGTGAACCTGATTAAGTATTCCGCGGTGGACAACTCGGGAAACTCTTCTTCCGAGGCGATTCTCGTTGTGACTCTGGACGATGTAAAACCCGAAGTGGAAATCCAAGGAAACACTCCTCTGGTAATCATCGACGGAAAAACGTATTCCAGAAAAGGAAACTCTTTCACGATCAAAGCGTTGGACGGACAATCCGGAATCAAAAGAATTCTGATCAAAGTGGATAACGCGCCTGACTTCGTTCCTTACGCGGAACCGATCACGATCGACGCTCAAGGCGAACACACGATCGAAGCGAAAGCGATCGATAACGTAGGAAACGAAAGCGAAACGAAACGAGTCAGCTTTGCGGTGGACGTAAATCCTCCGACAACTCAAATTCGTAAGGTGGAAGCCGGATCCAACGGAAGTAAACCAGCAGAGTCTGCGGCTCCCGCACCGGCTCCAGCGCCCGCTCCTACAAAACCATCCACTCCTAAAAAGTAA
- a CDS encoding PAS domain-containing hybrid sensor histidine kinase/response regulator, with translation MSSLLEQELYEWIRADLDVFRFMQNRAIEGLWIFNLESPGEVWYNPKFLSTMGFHQSDIEKWKNNPTLIPDATVRKFRTFAEKSVKGGTAEEDAVLSFDSKGGIRDFNSHIRLILNADGIPIRILGGIESADRNARENGSASGPLETLLNEILNNLPSLIAYWDKDLINRFANEEYYHWFGIKPKDLLGKTLKELLGEKLYSENIPYIEGALRGEEQSFERKIIMPDGKSYKDTLAHYIPNVQNGIRNGFYVIVNDITPIKETTELLRKSDIELNTLFEALPVGVTLIDRNDKIVKINPMLEKILDLSKEDLKSGLHKNRTYVNSDGRPVATKDLPSQRAKQEGKIVKDTVGIIKEDGSIIWTKVTALPVDLPDYSVMVITHDITESKNFESELIQAKALLEQTSKLVRIGAWDADLTTGFGTWSMVTKEMHEVEPDYVPSIQTGLQFIKEGESRNKVTEALNRLIHDGTPYDIEMQIVTAKGNELWVRSVASAEFENGVCKRIYGALYDIDQRKKMEIELFKERSRLLAFVEHAPAAVAMFDTEIKYIAVSERWLAEYHLRGKSIIGLSHYEVFPNISEEWKEIHQRCLKGEILKNEEDVWRPSGWEHDQYLRWEVRPWYQLDGAVGGIMMFTQDITESCLQREELKRSKAIAERANVAKSEFLANMSHEIRTPLNGIIGFSDLLLRTPLDSTQHQYMSTVFQSANSLLEIINDILDFSKIEAGKLELVYVPTDILELGSQIINMIKFQAHKKDLEVLVNISPSVPKLVSADSVRLKQIIVNLIGNAVKFTEEGEIEFKIETMERRSENLVILRFSVRDTGIGIAPENRKRIFDAFSQEDASTTRRFGGTGLGLTISSQLLSMMGSKLYLESELGKGSTFYFDLNAEVIADQTEEWPKTESIRNLLVVDDNDNNRKILEGMLQLRNIPCECVKSGTEVIERLSTGKRYDMILMDYHMPFMDGLETAQIVREKLKISPEEQPIVLLSSASDDSDTIEASQKNGIQEVITKPIYIRQLYDLLGRSQILQKPNVTAKPNEKGEQAPSLQKLAKILIAEDNPVNMLLTKSIVARILPSAKIIEAKNGLEAIEQNLRWIPDLVFMDIQMPDLNGYEATKAIRGLEMGRRVPIIALTAGIVTGEREKCIEAGMDDYVSKPAVQADFTKVILKWLA, from the coding sequence ATGTCATCCCTTTTGGAACAAGAACTTTACGAATGGATCCGTGCGGATCTCGACGTCTTTCGATTCATGCAAAACCGCGCGATCGAAGGACTTTGGATTTTCAATTTGGAATCTCCGGGAGAAGTTTGGTACAATCCGAAATTTCTTTCCACGATGGGTTTTCATCAATCCGATATCGAAAAATGGAAGAACAACCCGACCTTGATTCCGGACGCAACCGTCCGAAAATTCCGAACGTTCGCGGAGAAGTCGGTAAAAGGCGGAACCGCGGAAGAAGATGCCGTTCTTTCTTTCGACTCAAAAGGCGGGATCAGGGATTTCAATTCCCATATAAGACTCATTCTTAATGCGGACGGAATTCCGATTCGTATTTTAGGCGGAATCGAATCCGCCGATCGAAACGCCCGCGAAAACGGTTCGGCCTCTGGTCCGTTGGAAACACTGCTCAACGAAATTCTCAATAATCTTCCCTCTTTGATCGCATACTGGGATAAGGATCTGATCAATCGGTTTGCGAACGAAGAATATTATCATTGGTTCGGAATCAAACCCAAAGACTTACTCGGAAAAACGTTAAAGGAACTTCTCGGGGAAAAACTATATTCGGAAAATATTCCGTACATCGAAGGCGCATTGCGCGGCGAAGAACAGAGCTTTGAAAGAAAGATCATTATGCCCGACGGGAAATCGTACAAGGATACTCTCGCGCACTATATACCGAACGTACAAAACGGAATCCGCAACGGTTTTTACGTAATCGTAAACGATATAACACCCATTAAAGAGACCACCGAACTACTTCGAAAGAGCGACATTGAATTGAACACGTTATTCGAAGCGCTTCCGGTCGGCGTGACTTTGATCGACAGAAACGACAAGATCGTCAAAATCAATCCGATGCTCGAAAAGATTCTCGATCTCAGCAAAGAAGATCTGAAGAGCGGTCTCCATAAAAATAGAACGTATGTAAACTCGGACGGACGCCCCGTTGCAACCAAAGACCTGCCGAGTCAGCGGGCAAAACAGGAAGGAAAAATCGTAAAAGATACCGTCGGGATCATCAAAGAAGACGGTTCGATCATCTGGACTAAGGTAACGGCGCTTCCCGTTGATCTACCCGATTATTCGGTGATGGTGATCACCCATGATATTACGGAAAGTAAAAATTTCGAAAGCGAGTTGATCCAAGCAAAGGCGCTTCTCGAACAAACGAGCAAACTCGTACGGATCGGAGCCTGGGACGCGGACTTGACGACCGGATTCGGAACTTGGTCGATGGTGACAAAAGAAATGCACGAGGTCGAACCGGACTACGTCCCTTCGATTCAAACCGGTCTTCAATTCATAAAGGAGGGAGAAAGCCGTAACAAGGTCACCGAGGCGCTCAATCGACTCATTCACGACGGAACTCCGTACGATATCGAAATGCAAATCGTTACCGCAAAGGGCAACGAACTTTGGGTTCGATCCGTCGCAAGCGCGGAATTTGAAAACGGAGTCTGTAAACGAATCTACGGCGCGTTATACGACATCGATCAACGCAAGAAAATGGAGATAGAGCTTTTCAAGGAACGATCCAGACTTCTCGCGTTCGTGGAGCACGCGCCGGCCGCGGTGGCCATGTTCGACACGGAAATCAAATACATCGCCGTCAGCGAACGGTGGTTAGCCGAATATCATCTCCGGGGAAAATCGATCATAGGATTATCGCACTACGAAGTGTTTCCGAACATATCCGAAGAATGGAAGGAGATTCACCAGCGGTGTTTAAAAGGTGAAATCCTGAAAAACGAAGAGGACGTATGGAGACCGTCGGGCTGGGAACACGATCAATATCTGCGTTGGGAAGTACGGCCTTGGTATCAACTCGACGGGGCCGTGGGCGGAATTATGATGTTCACTCAGGACATCACGGAAAGTTGTCTTCAAAGAGAAGAATTAAAACGATCCAAAGCGATCGCGGAACGCGCCAACGTCGCCAAGTCGGAATTTTTGGCGAACATGAGCCACGAGATCAGAACCCCTCTCAACGGAATCATAGGTTTTTCGGATCTTCTGCTGAGAACTCCTTTGGATTCGACCCAACATCAATATATGAGCACGGTTTTCCAATCCGCGAACTCACTGCTCGAGATCATCAACGACATATTAGATTTTTCTAAAATTGAAGCCGGAAAACTCGAGCTCGTCTACGTGCCCACCGACATTCTCGAACTCGGAAGCCAAATCATCAACATGATCAAATTCCAGGCGCATAAAAAGGATCTGGAAGTTCTGGTCAACATTTCTCCTTCAGTACCGAAGCTCGTCAGTGCGGACAGCGTTCGTTTGAAACAGATCATCGTAAATCTGATCGGGAATGCGGTAAAATTCACGGAAGAAGGCGAGATAGAATTCAAAATAGAAACGATGGAACGAAGGTCCGAAAATCTCGTCATTCTTCGGTTCTCGGTGCGGGATACCGGAATCGGAATCGCTCCCGAAAATCGAAAGCGTATCTTCGACGCGTTCTCCCAGGAAGACGCCTCGACTACGAGAAGATTCGGCGGAACTGGCCTCGGACTTACGATTTCCAGTCAGCTTCTCTCGATGATGGGAAGCAAACTATATCTTGAAAGCGAATTAGGAAAAGGAAGCACTTTCTATTTCGATCTTAACGCGGAAGTAATCGCGGATCAGACGGAAGAGTGGCCCAAAACCGAATCCATCCGAAATCTGCTCGTCGTGGACGACAACGACAACAACAGAAAAATTCTCGAAGGTATGTTACAATTACGGAATATACCCTGCGAATGCGTGAAATCCGGAACCGAAGTAATAGAAAGATTATCGACCGGAAAACGATATGATATGATTCTAATGGACTATCACATGCCGTTTATGGACGGATTAGAAACGGCGCAGATCGTCCGCGAAAAATTAAAAATTTCGCCCGAAGAACAGCCGATCGTCCTATTGAGCAGCGCATCCGACGATTCCGACACGATCGAAGCGTCGCAAAAAAACGGAATTCAGGAGGTCATCACCAAGCCGATTTATATTCGGCAGCTTTACGATTTGCTGGGAAGAAGTCAAATTCTTCAGAAACCGAACGTAACTGCAAAGCCGAACGAAAAAGGAGAACAAGCCCCCTCCCTTCAAAAACTCGCGAAGATCCTGATCGCGGAAGACAATCCGGTCAATATGCTTCTTACCAAAAGCATCGTTGCGAGAATTCTCCCTTCCGCCAAGATTATAGAAGCGAAAAACGGACTGGAAGCTATCGAACAAAATCTGCGCTGGATTCCCGATCTCGTTTTTATGGACATCCAAATGCCGGACTTAAACGGATACGAGGCTACCAAGGCGATTCGGGGTTTGGAAATGGGAAGAAGAGTTCCGATCATCGCGCTTACCGCGGGAATCGTTACCGGAGAACGGGAGAAATGTATCGAAGCGGGAATGGACGATTACGTCAGTAAGCCGGCCGTTCAAGCCGATTTCACGAAAGTGATTTTAAAGTGGCTCGCATAA
- a CDS encoding ComF family protein — MNRFFILDFFLPVCCEFCGRYDFFSSKIGICKSCHREQATHPIDRQSLCKICKEPSANGECAFCFSRNVFFEELKFLHSRTPFLAKAINSIKLRSAYLLSVYLCVGLKKELRSWKNVNFTGLVAMPSTKTKWYSPNKKRSFESCDFAIGRIGKILSIPRIVPIEKISLEKQAGKSFADRFIHARLAFRIKEEYKGKLNGDYLVIDDVFTTGASANEIARILISNGACSVRILTLIRTEGKERLLKKDVTNV, encoded by the coding sequence ATGAATCGATTTTTCATCTTGGATTTTTTTCTTCCCGTTTGCTGCGAGTTCTGTGGAAGATACGATTTCTTTTCCTCAAAGATCGGAATCTGCAAATCTTGTCACCGCGAACAGGCAACGCATCCGATCGATCGACAAAGTTTATGCAAAATTTGTAAAGAACCTTCGGCAAACGGAGAATGCGCCTTCTGTTTTTCGAGGAACGTGTTCTTTGAGGAATTGAAATTTCTGCACAGCCGAACTCCCTTTTTGGCAAAGGCGATCAATTCGATCAAATTGAGGTCCGCCTATCTTCTTTCCGTTTATCTCTGTGTCGGATTAAAAAAAGAACTGAGATCTTGGAAAAACGTAAACTTTACGGGACTTGTCGCAATGCCTTCCACAAAGACGAAATGGTATTCCCCGAACAAAAAGAGAAGTTTCGAATCCTGCGACTTTGCGATCGGAAGAATCGGGAAAATTCTTTCCATCCCTCGAATCGTGCCGATCGAAAAGATCAGTTTGGAAAAACAAGCCGGCAAAAGTTTTGCCGATCGTTTTATTCACGCAAGGCTTGCATTTCGAATCAAAGAAGAGTATAAGGGTAAGTTGAACGGAGACTATCTCGTGATCGACGACGTCTTTACGACGGGTGCGTCCGCAAATGAAATCGCGAGAATTCTGATCTCCAACGGAGCCTGTTCCGTTCGAATTTTGACTTTGATCCGAACGGAAGGAAAGGAACGGCTTTTGAAAAAAGACGTTACAAATGTTTAG